The Scyliorhinus canicula chromosome 13, sScyCan1.1, whole genome shotgun sequence genome contains a region encoding:
- the LOC119975961 gene encoding histone H1.01-like yields the protein MVLGGRRGGPSRGRETRRRRGPELPPNVRQAEPAGGSPTVSAHIMEAVASSRQRRGLSLAGVKKALSAAGYDVPRINSRVNQAVRSLVSGGSLLQTAGTGASGSFRINRQHPEGPSRPAPAAAPTHRTRRGGGRQPRRAAPRAKVKKPARLRRKKKPGGGGKRKAAGDRKRSTKATGVRRLGGRLRKAVKEPAAPGADPAAGHEGEGEAAVTEETSGRQRGRAGREEK from the coding sequence ATGGTTTTGGGCGGTCGGCGCGGAGGCCCCTCCCGGGGCAGGGAGACCAGGAGGCGGAGGGGCCCAGAGCTGCCGCCCAATGTGCGCCAAGCCGAGCCGGCGGGGGGATCGCCCACCGTGTCGGCACACATCATGGAGGCGGTGGCCTCCTCCCGGCAGCGCCGTGGCCTCTCGCTGGCCGGCGTCAAGAAGGCGCTGTCGGCCGCCGGCTACGACGTGCCGCGGATCAACTCGCGGGTGAACCAGGCGGTGCGGAGCCTGGTCAGCGGCGGCTCGCTGCTGCAGACGGCGGGCACCGGGGCCTCGGGCTCCTTCAGGATCAACCGGCAGCACCCGGAGGGCCCCAGCCGCCCGgcccccgccgctgcccccacccACAGGACCCGGCGGGGGGGCGGCCGGCAGCCGCGGAGAGCGGCCCCCAGAGCCAAGGTGAAGAAACCGGCCCGGCTCCGCAGGAAGAAGAAGCCGGGAGGAGGCGGCAAGAGGAAGGCAGCCGGCGACCGCAAGAGAAGCACCAAAGCCACCGGCGTGCGGAGGCTGGGCGGGCGGCTCCGCAAAGCGGTCAAGGAGCCGGCGGCGCCAGGGGCTGATCCGGCCGCCGGGCACGAAGGGGAAGGAGAGGCGGCGGTAACGGAGGAAACAAGCGGGCGGCAAAGAGGCAgagcggggagggaggagaaataa
- the LOC119975955 gene encoding histone H2B type 1-A-like has protein sequence MPTAAVSISATAVGSKGSLSKKGSKKTAMKMSRKGDRKHRRSRKESYSIYIYKVLKQVHPDTGISSKAMSVINSFVSDIFERIAGESSRLVHYSRRQTISSREIQSAVRLLLPGELAKHAVSEGTKAVTKYTSSK, from the coding sequence ATGCCGACCGCTGCCGTCTCCATCAGCGCCACGGCCGTGGGCTCCAAGGGCTCCCTCTCCAAGAAAGGCTCCAAGAAGACGGCGATGAAAATGTCCCGCAAGGGCGACAGGAAGCACAGGCGGAGCCGCAAGGAGAGCTACAGCATCTACATCTACAAGGTGCTGAAGCAGGTGCACCCGGACACCGGCATCTCCTCCAAGGCCATGAGTGTCATCAACTCCTTCGTCAGCGACATCTTCGAGCGCATCGCCGGCGAGTCCTCCCGCCTGGTCCACTACTCCCGGCGCCAGACCATCTCCTCCCGGGAGATCCAGAGCGCCGTCCGCCTCCTGCTGCCCGGCGAGCTGGCCAAGCACGCCGTCTCCGAGGGCACCAAGGCGGTCACCAAGTACACCAGCTCCAAGTAG
- the LOC119975960 gene encoding late histone H2B.L4-like, producing the protein MHECKGAESKKWVRKARRAACGGTRSERKRRRKASYSLYIHRVLKQIHPRNNISCQATSVMDSFVGDIFERIACEASRLVRYSRRHTLSSREIQSAVRLLLPGELAKHAVAEGTKAVTTYVGWK; encoded by the coding sequence ATGCATGAGTGCAAGGGCGCGGAGTCGAAGAAATGGGTCAGGAAAGCgaggagggcggcatgtggcggcACCCGGAGCGAGCGGAAGCGGCGGCGCAAGGCCAGCTACAGCCTCTACATCCACCGGGTGCTGAAGCAGATCCACCCGCGCAACAACATCTCCTGCCAGGCCACCTCGGTCATGGACTCGTTCGTCGGCGACATCTTCGAGCGCATCGCCTGCGAGGCCTCCCGCCTGGTCCGCTACAGCCGGCGGCACACGCTCTCCTCCCGGGAGATCCAGAGCGCCGTGCGCCTCTTGCTGCCCGGCGAGCTGGCCAAGCACGCCGTGGCCGAGGGCACCAAGGCGGTCACCACGTACGTCGGCTGGAAGTGA